Proteins co-encoded in one Papaver somniferum cultivar HN1 chromosome 5, ASM357369v1, whole genome shotgun sequence genomic window:
- the LOC113279322 gene encoding zinc finger BED domain-containing protein DAYSLEEPER-like, which yields MSVEEDHDDVMSEEDITVVESMTIQEHASKKRKFTSKVWNDFDWSRDKDGKEKSTCKHCRKEYAYDSQKGGTSTMSRHLKKCPRLKIQDVGQLLLSTNNGELATRARKIDQSKFRDLVARIIIGKNLPFNCVEWTEFRELCSYLNVDVETILRNTTRSDILKMHKFQKEVIRKKLQCAPGKICLTSDMWTSVNTTGYISLTVHFVDQDWVLQKFLLNISPLPPPHTGQALSDKLFLMLNDWGIEGKVTSITLDNAASNTSCVKIMKSRFIARNVMSDTGKRNFHIRCCAHIINLIVRDGLI from the coding sequence ATGTCAGTTGAAGAAGACCATGACgatgtcatgagtgaagaggataTCACAGTAGTAGAGTCGATGACAATTCAAGAGCatgcttcaaagaaaaggaaatttaCATCAAAAGTATGGAATGATTTTGATTGGTCACGAGACAAAGATGGTAAAGAAAAGTCTACGTGCAAGCATTGTAGGAAGGAATATGCTTATGACAGTCAGAAAGGAGGAACATCAACTATGTCAAGGCATTTAAAGAAGTGCCCTAGACTGAAGATTCAAGATGTGGGGCAACTTTTGTTATCTACAAATAATGGAGAACTGGCTACTCGTGCACGCAAAATAGATCAATCAAAGTTTCGGGATTTAGTTGCAAGAATAATTATTGGTAAAAATCTCCCCTTTAATTGTGTAGAATGGActgaatttagggagttatgtagTTATCTGAATGTCGATGTTGAAACCATATTAAGGAATACTACAAGGTCTGATATTCTTAAAATGCATAAGTTccaaaaagaagttattcgcaagAAATTACAATGTGCTCCAGGTAAAAtatgtctaacatcagacatgtggaccTCCGTCAACACCACTGGATACATAAGTTTAACAGtacactttgttgatcaagattggGTATTGCAGAAGTTTCTTTTAAATAtttctccactgccaccaccccaTACTGGTCAAGCACTTTCAGATAAGTTATTTCTGATGTTAAATGATTGGGGAATTGAAGGAAAAGTAACAAGCATCACTTTGGATAACGCTGCATCAAATACTTCATGTGTTAAGATAATGAAGAGTCGATTCATTGCAAGGAATGTTATGTCGGATACTGGGAaaagaaactttcatataaggtgTTGTGCTCACATAATAAATCTTATTGTAAGAGATGGACTGATATAG